In Verrucomicrobiia bacterium, the genomic window TATTGGTCCGCGCGATGATACACAAACAAACCCTCTATGACACCGCCTAAAAACCTCTGGCCAGTTGCCATTATTCTTACGTTCACTCTCTTTATCTCCGGAACTGTCGGCCTGTTGGTCATGGCCTGCTCACAAAAGGAGGACTTGGTCAGCTCGAATTATTACGAACAGGAACTCAAGTTTCAGGGGCAACTGGATCGACTCAACCGCGCGGGCAAGTTATCGGCGCAGTTGACCGTGACCTTTGACCGAGCGCGGCAAGGCATTGCCATTGCGCTCCCGGCCGACCAGGCCCGCCAGCCTGTCTCCGGCAGGATTCAACTTTATCGCCCCTCCTCGGCCGATTTGGACCAGGACCTGGAGCTGAAACCAGACGCCGCGGGTCTTCAGTTTTTGGATGCGCGCCGCCTGCGTTCGGGCCTGTGGAAAGTGCGCATCTCGTGGTC contains:
- a CDS encoding FixH family protein, translating into MTPPKNLWPVAIILTFTLFISGTVGLLVMACSQKEDLVSSNYYEQELKFQGQLDRLNRAGKLSAQLTVTFDRARQGIAIALPADQARQPVSGRIQLYRPSSADLDQDLELKPDAAGLQFLDARRLRSGLWKVRISWSAGGQDFFTEQKVVVTAKAS